TGAGGAGTGCCTCTGGTGCTGCAGCAACGCCCGCGACTCGCGCTGCGTAAATCCTCAGCTCCGTCATCAGCGTGGCGTTGTTTGAACCTCACCTCTCTAGCCCTGATGGGTCTGTGCCGTGGGTCTTGCTCCACCAGACGCTGTCATTGTTGAACCGTTGGTCGTGGATCCTGTGCCTCATGCGCTGCAATTGATCGGAGTGGGCCCTGGTGATCCAGAGCTTCTCACCATTGCTGCTGTTCGCGCGATTGAAACCGCCGATGTAGTGGCCTACCCCGTCGCACGTGCCGATGCCGATGGAATGGCTTGGACCATTGCTTCTCGCTGGACGCGATCTAGTCAGCGGCGACTGCCTCTGGTTTTTCCGATGGTGGCGGAAGCCGAGCCACGGTTGCAGGCTTGGCGGCATGCTGCCGATTCGTTGGCGTCCGAGCTGCGCCGAGGTTTGTCGGTGGTTTTGCTCTGTGAAGGTGATGCTTCTCTGTTTGCTACGAGTAGCTATGTGCAGCTGGCGCTGCGCAAGCAGCACCCTGATCTCACGCTCAAGTTGATTCCAGGTATTCCGGCGGTTTGTGCCGCAGCCGCTGCGAGTGCAGAGATGGCGATGGATTGGCCCCTTGCCTTGCAGCAAGACGGGGTGTTGATTCGTCCTTGCCCAGACCGTGAATCAGATCTGGAGCGATTGCTTGACTCAGCTGGGTCCAACTCCATGGTGTTGGCCTTGATCAAGTTGGGTCAGCGATGGCCATGGGTTCGGGCCTGTCTGGAGAGGCGTCAGCTGCTTGAGGGCTCCCTGTTCGCGCAACGGGTGGGGTGGCCTGATCAGGTCTTGGCACGTGCCAACGAGATTCCCGCTGAGTCGAGACCCTATTTTTCACTGCTTCTCATTCGGCAGACTTGGCCTGGGGTATTGCCTTGACAGAAAGCGCTTCGTTTCTCACGTCCTTGAATTGGCTTGGGTTGGTTCACCCCGTCTTGATGATTTTGTTTGTCTATCCGGTGGTGGGTGCCACGATTCGGTTGGGGATTTTGGCGCGCGAGCGGCGGCTGGATCTCAATCCGATTGCACCAACGGTTCCGGTGGAACATGCCGATCACGGGCGTTGGGTCACCGGGGGCATGGTCTTGGCGGTGTTGGTGGCGTTGTTTCACAACGCACTGGCTGGAGGGATGCAGTCTGATCAGATGCTGGGTTTTTTGCTGGCTGTAATTGGTGCTGCAGCGGCTTACGTGGCGTTGTTAGGTGCCAAAGGAGTGATCGCAAAGATGTTGTGGGCAGCAGCCTGTTGGTTCACCCTGATCCTGATTGCCTCACAGCCTGCCTTGCTCCAGTGGCGTCAGGCCTACCCAACAGCGGTTTGGCAGTCGCATCTTTGGGGTGGTTCAGCTCTCATCGCCCTCATGTTGGCTGCCGTGGTGATGCAGAAGCAGATTGCTGGTCGGCTCTGGATGCGACGGCTGCATGTGTCGATGAATGTTGTTGTTGCTTTGTTGCTAGCCACGCAGGCAATCACGGGGACGCGGGATCTTTTCATGCGCTGAGGTTTGGAGTGTGGGCGAGTGCTGCGGGATCAGGCTCGGGTTGAAGGGGCTGCTCTTTGGTGGTGCGATCAGTCGCCGGACTAGGGCCAGCAAGGCACGGCCTTCCTGAGGTGCCTGCCGATCAACCCAGCATCCCGGCCGGCAAAACAGCCAACGGATCAGGGCATAGCGCTCTTGCCGCGGCAAGTGTCCCCAGTGGAGAAGGGCTTCTGTCTCTGTTGTGTGCATCAAGTTCACTGGTAAAGCCGGCAGCTCTTGGCACCAGCGCAGCCTGGAACTGGCAACCCATGGCAAGGGCGAACAGGAGTAGGTGATCCTGGCGCCGCTTTCGCTTAAGGACGTAATGCAGCAGGGGTAACGGTGCCCCCCGTCGTCTTCGATCCAGGCTTCTGTTTTGAGCTTTTGCCACGGGGAGAGGTCCTGTGCGGCAGGGTCCCAGCAGGCACGAATCGCCACGATCAAACTGAGCAGATTGATCACGCCCCACACCAAGCCGACCGGACGGCCGGCGAGCAGCTGAGCTGGCAGATCGCTGGCGTTGGAGAGCAGCCCGTAGAGGTTCACCAGATTGAACAGCACTAGGGCCAACAGTGGTAGCAGCAGCTCCGCGCTGTAGCTTCCGCGATCACGGCGCTGATGCTTGGGGGTCACCCGAAATCCACCGATGCGTCCAATCAGGTTGGCCAGCACGGTCACGGTGAGCGGAACGGTGAGCACCCAGCCAGTGAGTTCGCTCAAAAAAGCTGTTCGTGACCCACGGTTTAACCAGCCGAGGCTCAACACTTGCAAACTCCAAAGCGGTAGGAGCAAGGTCAATGCGGCTTGGCTGTTGAGCAAGATCGGGATGATGCCCAGAAGGCCGTAGCTGAGTGGCATCAGCATCAGCACTAGCCTTGGCACGTTGTTGAACCAATGCATCACGCCCTCGAGGTAAGCGATGCGTTGCCCAAGCGATAACCCTTGACGACGCAAGGGGCCGCTGCTGAGTCTGAGGCTTTGCAACGTGCCAGAGGCCCAGCGTTGGCGCTGGTGCACGAAATCAGCCATCGTTTCCGCTGCCAAGCCAGCGCTGAGCTTTTCCTGCAGATAAAGCAGTCGCCAGTGCTGACGGGTCAGGCTGATGCCGGTCACGAAATCCTCAGAGATGGCTTGTTCCACGAAGCCACCGATTTGGTCGAGTGCTTTCCGTTTCACCACAAACGATGTGCCTGCACACACCACGGCCCCCCAGCCATCCCGGACCGGTTGAATCCAGCGGTAGAAACTTTCTTCATCAGATAAAAGCCAGTTTTCCATCCCCAGATTGCGCATCACTGGGTCGGCGTTGATGAAGGTTTGAGGGGTCTGAATGAGCGCAACCTCAGGTTCGAGAAGGAATCCAATGCTGCGATCAAGAAAGGTGCGTTGGGGAATGAAGTCGGCGTCGAAGACGGCAATCAGCTCTCCTCGGCAGTGGCGCAAACCATGGTTGAGATTGCCGGCCTTGGCATTGACGCGCTCCGCTCGGTGCAAGTAACGACACCCGAGCTCGGTAGCGAGCGCTTTCACCTCTTGACGACCGCTGTCGTCGAGAACCCACACCTTGGTGTGGGGATAGGACAAGTTTGTGCAGCCAATTAGGGCTCGTTCGAGCACCTTGATGGGCTCGCCATAGGTGGGAACCAAGATGTCCACGTGTGGTTCCCAGCCGCTTTCAGCCCAGCGCTTTTGTCGGTCATTGATCTCGAAGCGGCGATCGGGGAACCTCCTCCAAGCCAGCCAGAGCGGTACCAATCCAACGAGCAGCAACCAGGCCTCAGCGAGCAGGAGCAGCATGCTGAGGGTGATCGATAAGCGACTATCGAAGTTGAGGCTGGAGGTCACTCTCCAGATCAAATAGCGAAAGGTGAACAGACTGATCAGCAGGATCAGGCTGCGCCGTCCCCAGATCGGGGTGTCTTGTTCGGGGCGACGGATCAGCCAGAGCGGCCAGAGCAGCAGCAGAAGCAACAACGCATTCATTCCATTCGCTGCATCTGTTGATCGAGCAAATCAAGGGCCGTGGCGGGCGTGGGCGCGCGCATCAGCTGTTGCCGAAACTGGGATGCGCCCTGGAAGCCAGTGCAGGTCCAGCTCATGTGTTTCCGGGCAATCAAGAGGCCGTGATCTCCACGAGCCTCGATCAGCGCCAGGAGTTGCTCCTTGGCGAGGGCTAAGCGCGCCATCGGTGCGGGTGTGGCTGGAATCGGTCGATCACTGAGTGCTGCATCGATTTGGCCCACAAGCCAAGGGGCACCCATGCTTCCGCGACCCACCATCACGCCATCGGCGCCGGTGATGCGCAAACAACGCAGTGCTTTCTCAGGGCTGTTGACATCCCCATTGGCGATCACGGGAATGCTGAGGGCTGCTTTGACAGCGGCAATGGCGTTCCAATCCGCAGTGCCGCTGAAGCGTTGCTCTCTCGTGCGCCCGTGGAGCGTCAGCATTCGCGCCCCTGCCTCCTCCAGGCGTCGGCACCAGTTCACGGCGGCCTCAGCCCCTACAGCGTTGTGTTCACCACACCAGCCGAGACGGGTTTTCACCGTGACCGGAAGTCCCACTGCGGCCACTACGGTGTCGACAATTCTGCAAGCCAGATCCGGGTCACGAATCAGACCGCTGCCACCGCCTTTTCGGGCGATTTTGCGTACAGGACAGCCCATATTGATGTCGATCAGAAAGGCCCCGGCATCGGCCGCACGACGGGCTGCATCGGCCATGGCGTCGGGATGGTGATCAAACAGCTGTACCCCGATGGGCCCTGTTTCGTCCTGCAGACCGTCCATCTTGAGTTGTCCGTGGCCCAATTCAAGGCTGGTGGCATTCACCATTTCGGTAAATAGCAATGCATCGGGAGCCCAGCGGCGCACCAGTTGCCTAAAAATCCGATCGCTGACGCCAGCGAGAGGGGATTGCAGTGCGCGGCATCTGAGTTGTCGCTCTAAAAGTCGACCCTGAATCTTCAGCGGCATGGCCAGAGGCCGAAGACCTATTCATTCTGCTGGTCAGGCTGTTGGTCTGAGAGTTGATCGGACGTTTGGACTTGTCAAGGCAAGACGATGGGGCGAAGGATGGATGTCTTCGGTCTGCTCGCATGCCCCCTACCCCTTGGCCGCTTAGCCGCTTGTTGTTGGATCGAATCCTGGACGACCGAGTGAGTGATCGCTTTGTGGCAGAGCGGGTTTGGGAGCGCTTGGGGTACCAGCCGGATGGGGAGGGACTGATCTGGCTGGCTGGGCCTGAGACACCCTCGGCGTGGCGAGAGGCGTTCCCCCAGGCCCCCGAAGTGATCAGTATTCGCCCCGCCTCCGTGCAACTCACCCGCTCGATTCCACGCGAGCACAAACAGCTATTGAAAGAGCAGTTGAAGTTTGCCGGGTATCGAATCGGGGAGCTTTACCCACGGCGAACGCGTCGGGCTACTGCCGTGAATTGGCTTCTGGCTTGGCTGGCATCCCATGAGCAAGTGCTGGAGGAGGAGGGACCCTTGCCATTGCTGCTCGATCCGCCGCTCAACCCAGTGAGCGGCCATCCCGGTGATCTCCCTGTGCGTTGAGGCTTAGGTCTCGAGGCTTTTGAATGCCTGACCAACGGAACAGCCTTGCCCCCGCATGGGCTTCATGACAAGGAGGCCTAGTCGAATGGCCTTGTCCGTATTGATCCATCCGCATCACGATGCGGGCATAAAAAAAGAACAGTCGTCCTCTGCTGACTGTTCTCTTCGGCGATCACGGGGGTGCTTCGCCTCATGATCAACATGGCTGCAGAGAAGGCAGGTGTCCGTAGAGACAAGTGCTTATTTCCCCTTGGGCACAAAAAAGGAGGGTGTCTAACCCCTCCCGTCAGGATCTCCGTTCCACCGAAGCTCCTCTACGCAAGTTGTAAGACATACGGTTCTTGCGTTGAAGGGCGGTTCTCCTCCCCGTTGGTGAGTCAAACGTTGAGCGTCAGCTCATCGAAGGACCTGACGACATGCGTGACTTCATCCGCGTTGACCCAGAGGATGCAGCCGTCATCCACGTTGGCGATCTGGAACATCGTGTTCACTCTTGGGTCTCTAGCGCCCCCTTCGCAGAAGACGACTTGTCCCATCCACCAATTGGCATCGGGTTCCAAGGCGACCCGTTGCTCTGCCTGGATGATCACGTAGTCACCAGGCTTGACGTTCAGGAACGCTGGAGCCTTCGCTTCAGCCATTGAGTTGCTCATTAGTACATATGAGCTATTTGCCTGGTTCTAGGTCACGCGCGTGCGTCGGTCAAGCGCTTCAAGGCGTGCCGATTCCGGTTGTCCCTTTCAGTTGCCGCCAGAGGTGGGGAGGCCTGAAAGGGTTGATTCTTGGAGCCGTTGCTATGGCTGAGTTTCTTCGGTCGGATTGATGGGATTGACCTTTAGGCCTGGATGATGACCTTGGTGCCTTTGGGTGTGTTTTCGAACAGCCAGCGAGCCTGTTGAGTCGGCATGCGCACGCAACCGTGGCTCCTGGGCACGCCAAAGGACTGGCCAGCGTCTTCTTGCCAGGGAGCAGCGTGCATGCAAATGGCCTCGTTGGCAGTGATGCACATGGCGTAGGGCACGTCGGGAGAGACATAGGTGCGCCCCCGCATCGTCACCGAGCGGTACTTCGTGAGCACGGAGGCATGGCCCGTGGGGGTGGGGGACGAGGCTTTGCCCGTGCTCACGGGAATCACTCGGACGGTTTGCGCTTGCTCGTTAAGCACTGTGAGGGTCTGATCGGAGAGATCGACCACGAGCGTTGCAATGAGCTCAAGCATGATTGTGCCGCTGGCGTCGCTGTCACAGACCTAGCTGTGTCGCATGCGTCTCATTCGTCTCGTTCTGAATGATTTCGCATTTCTGTGATGGGTCACCTCTGTACTGTCAAGAAAGTTTTTCTTGGCTCCTGTCTTGGCACGTCCGGTCGTCGCAATCATTGGGCGTCCCAACGTCGGCAAGTCCACCTTGGTGAACCGTCTCTGTCGAAGTCGTGAGGCCATCGTTCACGACCAGCCAGGTGTGACGCGAGATCGCACCTATCAAGACGGGTATTGGGGCGATCGAGAATTCAAGGTGGTGGACACCGGAGGCTTGGTGTTCGATGACGACAGTGAGTTTCTTCCTGAGATCCGGGAGCAGGCCAGCCTCGCTCTCGCTGAAGCCAGCGTGGCTTTAGTGATTGTGGATGGTCAGCAGGGACTCACAGCTGCCGATGAATCGATCGCGGAATGGCTGCGTACGCAGCGCTGCAAGACGCTGTTAGCGGTCAATAAGTGTGAGTCTCCCGAGCAGGGATTAGGCATGGCCGCCGAGTTTTGGCGGCTCGGTCTTGGTGAACCCCATCCGATTTCGGCGATCCATGGTGCTGGCACCGCTGAGCTGCTCGATCAGGTGCTCACCTTTCTTCCTCCCAAGGATGAGGAGAGTGATGAAGAGGAGCCAATTCAGCTCTCGATCATTGGCCGTCCCAACGTGGGCAAGTCCAGCTTGCTGAACTCCATCTGTGGTGAGACGCGGGCCATTGTGAGTCCGATTCGTGGCACCACCCGCGACACCATTGATACGCGCATTGAACGGGAAAATCGTCGCTGGCGATTGATTGACACTGCAGGCATTCGCCGGCGTCGCAGCGTGAATTACGGCCCAGAATTTTTTGGGATCAACCGCAGTTTTAAAGCGATCGAACGCAGTGATGTCTGCGTTTTAGTGATCGATGCTCTCGATGGTGT
The window above is part of the Synechococcus sp. WH 8020 genome. Proteins encoded here:
- a CDS encoding precorrin-2 C(20)-methyltransferase gives rise to the protein MPHALQLIGVGPGDPELLTIAAVRAIETADVVAYPVARADADGMAWTIASRWTRSSQRRLPLVFPMVAEAEPRLQAWRHAADSLASELRRGLSVVLLCEGDASLFATSSYVQLALRKQHPDLTLKLIPGIPAVCAAAAASAEMAMDWPLALQQDGVLIRPCPDRESDLERLLDSAGSNSMVLALIKLGQRWPWVRACLERRQLLEGSLFAQRVGWPDQVLARANEIPAESRPYFSLLLIRQTWPGVLP
- a CDS encoding DUF1823 family protein; translated protein: MPPTPWPLSRLLLDRILDDRVSDRFVAERVWERLGYQPDGEGLIWLAGPETPSAWREAFPQAPEVISIRPASVQLTRSIPREHKQLLKEQLKFAGYRIGELYPRRTRRATAVNWLLAWLASHEQVLEEEGPLPLLLDPPLNPVSGHPGDLPVR
- a CDS encoding DUF3104 domain-containing protein; the encoded protein is MAEAKAPAFLNVKPGDYVIIQAEQRVALEPDANWWMGQVVFCEGGARDPRVNTMFQIANVDDGCILWVNADEVTHVVRSFDELTLNV
- the dusB gene encoding tRNA dihydrouridine synthase DusB → MPLKIQGRLLERQLRCRALQSPLAGVSDRIFRQLVRRWAPDALLFTEMVNATSLELGHGQLKMDGLQDETGPIGVQLFDHHPDAMADAARRAADAGAFLIDINMGCPVRKIARKGGGSGLIRDPDLACRIVDTVVAAVGLPVTVKTRLGWCGEHNAVGAEAAVNWCRRLEEAGARMLTLHGRTREQRFSGTADWNAIAAVKAALSIPVIANGDVNSPEKALRCLRITGADGVMVGRGSMGAPWLVGQIDAALSDRPIPATPAPMARLALAKEQLLALIEARGDHGLLIARKHMSWTCTGFQGASQFRQQLMRAPTPATALDLLDQQMQRME
- a CDS encoding L,D-transpeptidase, with amino-acid sequence MLELIATLVVDLSDQTLTVLNEQAQTVRVIPVSTGKASSPTPTGHASVLTKYRSVTMRGRTYVSPDVPYAMCITANEAICMHAAPWQEDAGQSFGVPRSHGCVRMPTQQARWLFENTPKGTKVIIQA
- the der gene encoding ribosome biogenesis GTPase Der; this translates as MARPVVAIIGRPNVGKSTLVNRLCRSREAIVHDQPGVTRDRTYQDGYWGDREFKVVDTGGLVFDDDSEFLPEIREQASLALAEASVALVIVDGQQGLTAADESIAEWLRTQRCKTLLAVNKCESPEQGLGMAAEFWRLGLGEPHPISAIHGAGTAELLDQVLTFLPPKDEESDEEEPIQLSIIGRPNVGKSSLLNSICGETRAIVSPIRGTTRDTIDTRIERENRRWRLIDTAGIRRRRSVNYGPEFFGINRSFKAIERSDVCVLVIDALDGVTEQDQRLAGRIEEDGRACVVVVNKWDAVEKDSHTMTAMEKELRAKLYFLDWAPMVFTSALTGQRVDSIFALAALAVEQHRRRVSTSVVNEVLKEALSWRSPPTTRGGRQGRLYYGTQVASRPPSFTLFVNEPKLFGDTYRRYVERQIREGLGFDGTPLKLFWRGKQQRDAEKELVRQQNRQG
- a CDS encoding DUF4079 domain-containing protein; this encodes MAWGIALTESASFLTSLNWLGLVHPVLMILFVYPVVGATIRLGILARERRLDLNPIAPTVPVEHADHGRWVTGGMVLAVLVALFHNALAGGMQSDQMLGFLLAVIGAAAAYVALLGAKGVIAKMLWAAACWFTLILIASQPALLQWRQAYPTAVWQSHLWGGSALIALMLAAVVMQKQIAGRLWMRRLHVSMNVVVALLLATQAITGTRDLFMR
- a CDS encoding glycosyltransferase family 2 protein, with the translated sequence MNALLLLLLLWPLWLIRRPEQDTPIWGRRSLILLISLFTFRYLIWRVTSSLNFDSRLSITLSMLLLLAEAWLLLVGLVPLWLAWRRFPDRRFEINDRQKRWAESGWEPHVDILVPTYGEPIKVLERALIGCTNLSYPHTKVWVLDDSGRQEVKALATELGCRYLHRAERVNAKAGNLNHGLRHCRGELIAVFDADFIPQRTFLDRSIGFLLEPEVALIQTPQTFINADPVMRNLGMENWLLSDEESFYRWIQPVRDGWGAVVCAGTSFVVKRKALDQIGGFVEQAISEDFVTGISLTRQHWRLLYLQEKLSAGLAAETMADFVHQRQRWASGTLQSLRLSSGPLRRQGLSLGQRIAYLEGVMHWFNNVPRLVLMLMPLSYGLLGIIPILLNSQAALTLLLPLWSLQVLSLGWLNRGSRTAFLSELTGWVLTVPLTVTVLANLIGRIGGFRVTPKHQRRDRGSYSAELLLPLLALVLFNLVNLYGLLSNASDLPAQLLAGRPVGLVWGVINLLSLIVAIRACWDPAAQDLSPWQKLKTEAWIEDDGGHRYPCCITSLSESGARITYSCSPLPWVASSRLRWCQELPALPVNLMHTTETEALLHWGHLPRQERYALIRWLFCRPGCWVDRQAPQEGRALLALVRRLIAPPKSSPFNPSLIPQHSPTLQTSAHEKIPRPRDCLRG